In one window of Paraflavitalea soli DNA:
- a CDS encoding amidohydrolase family protein: MRKLKLRPPGRSLSLMGLLLALKFSALAQTTFPVNGVADPKNGYYAFTNATIVKDAQTTLTNATLVIKDGKIVSVGANLAAPKDAVVVDCNGKFIYPSFIDAYSDYGITAPTRQLGGFNFSAPAQLTSNQKGAFGWNQAIHADVEAAKLFNADEAKAKTLRDIGFGTVLTHQKDGIARGTGVIVTLADEKENLVMVKEKASAHYSLNKGASTQSYPSSMMGVIALLRQSYIDAAWYKTNPSKEGMNLTLKAWNDNQGLPQIFEANDKWNVLRADRIGDEFGVQYIIKGGGNEYQRIKEMTDTKASFILPLNYPAAMDVDDPNDVRFTGLDDMKHWELAPSNPAAFEKAGITFCLTTSDLSAVGEFLANLRKAIEYGLTETKALEALTKTPASLLGIADKAGSLDAGKLANFLITSGPIFQEKTVVYQNWVQGHKYAVKEDGWYDVKGTYKLVANTASGTKTWAVELKDGGTASFIEKDTLTGKYTYDGKLVKLSFTEGRGPRATETVMSGVAGGGVWNGAGRDGAGNKFTWTANFEKAGVAKADSARPKQPLQLGKVTFPFLAYGAEEVPKQETILIKNATVWTNEKDGKLEGTDVLVTGGKISKIGKNLSAAAGVKVIDGTGKHLTPGIIDEHSHIAAGSINEGAQSVTSEVRIADNLNPEDINIYRQLSGGVTTSHILHGSANTIGGQTQLIKLRWGANDEELKFKGADPFIKFALGENVKRSSSQNNNRFPDTRMGVEQVLTDAFQRAKDYESALKAKKPGVRRDLELDALVEIMNKKRFITCHSYVQSEITSTMRVAEKFGFPINTFTHILEGYKVADKMKAHGVNASTFSDWWQYKMEVVDAIPYNAAIMQRVGLNVAINSDDAEMARRLNQEAGKIVKYGGVTEEEALKMVTLNPAKMLHVDDKVGSIKVGKDADLVLWSNNPLSIYAVAEKTIVDGTIFFDRERDKELRAQIQAERTRLIQKLAAAKRAPGAGGGAPGGGFGRPRPRYEVILTCTDHYHSHGLLAITEEEAEVLNANK; the protein is encoded by the coding sequence ATGAGAAAACTCAAGCTTCGTCCGCCAGGGAGATCGCTTTCCCTGATGGGACTGTTACTCGCTTTAAAATTTTCTGCACTGGCCCAGACCACTTTTCCCGTGAATGGGGTGGCTGATCCCAAGAATGGCTATTATGCCTTTACCAATGCAACAATCGTAAAAGACGCTCAAACCACCCTTACCAACGCTACGCTGGTGATCAAGGATGGAAAGATCGTTTCCGTGGGCGCCAACCTGGCTGCTCCCAAAGATGCGGTAGTGGTGGACTGTAATGGTAAGTTTATTTACCCTTCCTTTATTGATGCCTATTCGGATTATGGTATTACAGCACCCACCCGTCAATTGGGTGGTTTTAACTTCAGTGCTCCTGCACAGCTGACATCGAACCAGAAAGGGGCTTTTGGCTGGAACCAGGCTATCCATGCTGATGTGGAGGCTGCCAAGCTGTTCAATGCTGATGAAGCAAAGGCCAAAACCTTGCGTGATATAGGTTTTGGTACGGTATTGACGCACCAGAAAGATGGCATTGCCCGGGGTACAGGTGTTATTGTAACCCTGGCCGATGAGAAGGAAAACCTGGTAATGGTAAAAGAAAAAGCTTCTGCCCATTATTCACTGAATAAAGGAGCTTCTACACAAAGCTACCCCAGCTCAATGATGGGGGTGATCGCTTTGTTGCGCCAAAGCTATATTGACGCGGCCTGGTATAAGACCAACCCGTCTAAAGAAGGAATGAACCTTACACTCAAAGCCTGGAATGACAACCAGGGCCTGCCACAGATATTTGAAGCCAATGACAAATGGAATGTTTTGCGTGCCGATCGCATTGGCGATGAATTTGGTGTACAATACATCATCAAGGGCGGTGGTAATGAGTACCAGCGCATCAAAGAAATGACGGATACGAAAGCGTCATTTATCCTGCCGCTGAACTATCCTGCAGCCATGGATGTGGATGATCCCAACGATGTACGTTTCACAGGTCTTGATGATATGAAGCATTGGGAACTGGCGCCCTCCAATCCTGCCGCTTTTGAAAAAGCAGGGATCACTTTTTGTCTTACCACTTCCGATCTGAGCGCTGTGGGCGAATTTCTGGCCAATCTGCGCAAAGCCATTGAATATGGCCTCACAGAAACAAAGGCACTGGAAGCATTGACCAAAACACCGGCCAGCTTGCTGGGTATTGCTGATAAAGCAGGCAGCCTGGACGCCGGTAAACTAGCCAATTTCCTGATCACCTCAGGCCCTATCTTCCAGGAAAAAACAGTGGTGTACCAAAACTGGGTACAGGGACATAAATACGCTGTGAAAGAAGATGGCTGGTATGATGTAAAGGGCACTTATAAGCTGGTAGCCAATACGGCCAGCGGTACCAAAACATGGGCGGTTGAACTGAAAGACGGCGGTACAGCTTCTTTTATTGAAAAAGATACGCTTACTGGTAAATATACTTACGACGGAAAACTGGTGAAGCTGAGCTTTACGGAAGGTCGTGGCCCAAGAGCTACTGAGACTGTGATGAGTGGTGTAGCCGGTGGTGGGGTATGGAATGGTGCAGGTCGTGATGGCGCCGGTAATAAATTTACCTGGACAGCGAATTTTGAAAAAGCAGGGGTTGCGAAAGCTGACAGTGCAAGACCCAAGCAGCCTTTGCAACTGGGCAAGGTAACGTTCCCTTTCCTGGCCTATGGTGCGGAAGAAGTGCCTAAACAGGAAACGATCCTCATTAAGAATGCTACGGTATGGACCAATGAGAAAGATGGTAAGCTGGAAGGTACAGATGTGCTGGTAACAGGTGGTAAGATCTCGAAGATCGGGAAGAACCTGTCTGCTGCTGCCGGCGTTAAGGTCATTGATGGCACCGGCAAGCATTTAACGCCTGGTATAATTGATGAGCACTCGCATATTGCGGCTGGTTCTATTAACGAAGGTGCACAGAGTGTAACTTCTGAAGTGCGCATTGCTGACAACCTCAACCCCGAGGATATCAATATCTACCGCCAGTTGAGCGGTGGTGTTACTACTTCTCATATCCTGCACGGATCTGCCAATACGATCGGTGGACAAACACAGCTGATCAAGCTGCGCTGGGGCGCTAATGATGAAGAACTGAAGTTCAAAGGGGCTGATCCTTTTATCAAATTCGCCCTGGGTGAAAACGTAAAACGCAGCAGCTCACAAAACAATAACCGTTTCCCCGATACACGGATGGGTGTAGAGCAGGTGCTTACGGATGCTTTCCAACGCGCCAAAGATTACGAGAGTGCGCTGAAGGCCAAAAAGCCTGGTGTACGCCGTGACCTGGAACTGGATGCCTTGGTAGAGATCATGAATAAGAAGCGCTTCATTACCTGCCACTCTTATGTACAAAGTGAGATCACATCCACGATGCGGGTAGCAGAGAAATTTGGTTTCCCCATCAATACTTTCACGCATATCCTGGAAGGCTATAAAGTAGCGGATAAGATGAAAGCACATGGCGTAAATGCTTCTACTTTCAGCGACTGGTGGCAGTACAAGATGGAAGTTGTGGATGCCATTCCTTACAATGCTGCGATCATGCAAAGGGTAGGCCTGAATGTGGCTATCAATTCGGATGATGCTGAAATGGCACGCCGCCTGAACCAGGAAGCTGGTAAGATCGTGAAGTATGGTGGTGTAACGGAAGAGGAAGCGTTGAAGATGGTAACGCTCAACCCTGCTAAGATGCTGCATGTGGATGATAAAGTAGGAAGTATTAAGGTGGGTAAGGATGCTGACCTGGTACTGTGGAGCAATAACCCATTGAGCATTTATGCAGTGGCCGAAAAAACCATTGTGGATGGTACTATCTTCTTTGATCGTGAGCGTGATAAGGAACTGCGTGCCCAAATACAGGCAGAAAGAACCAGGCTGATCCAAAAGCTGGCAGCTGCAAAACGTGCGCCTGGAGCAGGTGGTGGCGCTCCCGGTGGTGGTTTTGGACGTCCAAGACCCCGCTATGAAGTGATCCTTACCTGTACAGATCACTACCACAGTCATGGATTGCTGGCTATTACAGAAGAGGAAGCTGAGGTTCTTAACGCAAACAAATAA